A stretch of Carya illinoinensis cultivar Pawnee chromosome 14, C.illinoinensisPawnee_v1, whole genome shotgun sequence DNA encodes these proteins:
- the LOC122293411 gene encoding MDIS1-interacting receptor like kinase 2-like, with translation MKRLVASNFKKACTILSFCLFVHYLVLSSNAASATEATALLKWKYTLSNKTQSHLHSWTSLPNASSNSIHSTNPCTWFGITCNPAGRIVKMNLTSFSLQGTLHGFSFLSFPNLVYLDLSMNALSGNIPPQISGLSKINYLDLSFNLLSGKIPPEIGCLNSLAQLGLSQNRLEGHIPTSLGNLRNLTLLYLYQNQLSGSIPKELGRLNSLTNLSLFQNRLEGLIPTSLGNLRNLIFLDLAQNSLEGLIPQGIGSMNMTSLQLSGNQFTGSLPEGICHDGSLQYFAISNNGFRGQVPQSLKNCTSLKRVFLNGNQLTGDISQVFGSYPNLIYIDLSRNNFYGKISSNWGQSLKLGTLKMSGNNISGSIPPEIGNCIKLHVVDLSLNHIVGAIPKELGKLNSLEKLWLNGNHLSGAIPIEFESLTNLEFLDISSNKMCKSLPCNIGKCFSKLIHFNLSHNNFSEELPILLMSLVHLSKLDLSYNSLTGEIPLEINIMQSLEVLNLSHNHLSGVIPTTIREMYGLSYVDVSYNELHGPIPNSKAFLDAPLGALQGNKGLCGNVKGLPPCKHLSKKGHKTMFVIIFPLLGSLLALFVFFQVLRILQRGKKDRYPQLEQSDKHKEGFLFVSSSTFDGRKMYEEIIRATEAFNEIYCIGEGAYGRTYKAILSSGVMVAVKKLHQLLDDEQRFQKAFLNEIKALIEVRHRNIVKLHGFCSHIRHSFLVYECLEMGSLARILKIEEDAKELDWSKRLNIVKGVAYALSYMHHDCSPPIIHRDIKSSNILLDSQYEAHVSDFGTAKILELDSSNWTSLAGTYGYIAPELAYTMKITDKCDVYSFGVLALEVIMGKYPGDFICSVKSSPSVEMSIQLKDVLDQRLPFPTPQVEAELIRVAKIATECLNELAESRPTMHMISKVLAVARAPNYGSLQLEPSFE, from the exons ATGAAAAGATTGGTAGCATCAAACTTCAAGAAAGCATGCACCATACTCTCTTTTTGCTTGTTTGTTCATTATTTGGTTTTATCATCAAATGCTGCTTCTGCTACAGAAGCTACTGCTCTTCTCAAATGGAAATATACCCTTTCAAACAAAACCCAATCTCACCTACATTCATGGACTTCTCTTCCCAATGcttcttctaattcaatccatAGTACAAACCCTTGTACTTGGTTTGGTATTACTTGCAATCCTGCTGGAAGGATTGTCAAAATGAACCTTACTAGCTTTAGCTTACAAGGTACGCTTCatggattttcttttttgtcttttccaAATCTCGTGTATCTTGATCTCTCTATGAACGCTTTATCTGGGAACATTCCGCCCCAAATTAGCGGCCTGTCTAAAATCAACTATCTTGATTTGTCCTTTAACCTATTGTCAGGAAAAATCCCACCGGAAATAGGCTGCCTAAACTCTTTAGCCCAGCTTGGTCTTTCGCAAAACCGTTTAGAAGGACATATCCCTACTTCTTTAGGAAATTTAAGAAATCTTACCCTTCTGTACCTctatcaaaatcaactttctGGCTCTATTCCTAAAGAACTAGGTCGCCTAAATTCTCTAACCAACCTTTCTCTTTTCCAAAACCGTTTAGAAGGTCTCATCCCCACTTCTTTAGGAAATTTGAGAAATCTTATCTTTCTAGACCTTGCTCAAAACAGTTTAGAAGGTCTCATCCCACAAGGAATCGGTTCCATGAACATGACAAGTTTGCAACTTAGTGGAAACCAATTTACCGGCTCCTTGCCCGAAGGCATTTGTCATGATGGTTCACTTCAATATTTTGCAATCTCCAACAATGGTTTTAGAGGTCAAGTTCCACAAAGCCTAAAAAATTGCACGAGTTTAAAGAGAGTCTTCTTGAATGGAAACCAACTCACTGGAGATATATCTCAAGTCTTTGGCTCTTATCCAAACTTGATCTACATAGATCTAAGCCGCAATAACTTTTATGGCAAGATCTCAAGTAATTGGGGGCAAAGTCTAAAATTAGGGACTCTAAAAATGAGTGGGAACAACATTAGTGGTAGCATACCACCGGAGATTGGAAACTGCATTAAACTACATGTGGTTGATCTTTCTTTAAATCATATTGTTGGGGCAATTCCAAAGGAACTTGGAAAGTTGAATTCTCTAGAGAAGTTGTGGTTAAATGGAAATCATCTCTCTGGTGCTATACCTATAGAATTCGAGTCTTTGACCAATCTCGAATTCCTAGACATATCCTCGAACAAAATGTGCAAGTCACTcccatgtaatattgggaagtGCTTCTCAAAATTGATTCACTTCAATTTAAGCCATAACAATTTCAGTGAAGAGCTTCCCATCTTGCTTATGAGCTTAGTTCATCTCTCCAAACTAGATTTAAGCTACAACTCTTTGACTGGAGAGATACCTTTAGAAATCAACATAATGCAAAGCTTGGAGGTGCTCAATCTCTCTCACAATCATCTTTCCGGCGTTATTCCGACTACCATTCGAGAAATGTATGGTTTGTCGTATGTCGATGTATCCTACAATGAGTTACATGGCCCAATTCCCAACAGCAAAGCATTTTTAGATGCTCCATTGGGAGCCTTGCAAGGTAACAAGGGATTGTGCGGTAACGTTAAAGGGCTGCCCCCATGCAAACATTTATCAAAAAAGGGCCACAAAACTATGTTCGTAATCATTTTCCCTCTTTTGGGATCACTTTTggctttatttgttttcttccaAGTTCTTCGAATTTTgcaaagaggaaagaaagatCGATATCCCCAATTAGAACAAAGCGACAAGCACAAAGAAGGATTTCTTTTTGTGTCAAGTAGTACTTTCGATGGAAGAAAAATGTATGAAGAGATCATAAGAGCAACTGAAGCGTTTAATGAGATATATTGCATTGGGGAGGGAGCATATGGAAGAACATACAAAGCAATATTGTCATCAGGTGTTATGGTAGCTGTGAAGAAACTCCACCAACTACTCGATGATGAGCAAAGATTCCAAAAGGCATTCTTAAATGAGATTAAGGCATTAATAGAAGTACGACATCGAAATATCGTCAAACTTCATGGCTTCTGTTCACATATTCGACATTCGTTTCTGGTATACGAGTGTTTAGAAATGGGTAGTTTGGCAAGAATCttgaaaattgaagaagatgctAAAGAATTAGACTGGAGTAAGAGATTGAATATTGTCAAAGGCGTGGCTTATGCGTTGTCTTACATGCACCATGATTGCTCACCACCAATAATTCATCGGGATATTAAAAGTAGTAACATCTTGTTGGATTCTCAATATGAGGCTCATGTTTCAGATTTTGGCACTGCTAAAATTCTAGAGCTAGATTCATCCAATTGGACTTCCCTTGCAGGCACATACGGATATATAGCACCGG AACTTGCTTATACAATGAAGATAACCGATAAATGTGATGTATATAGCTTTGGTGTGTTGGCATTAGAAGTGATAATGGGAAAGTATCCGGGTGATTTCATCTGCTCAGTTAAGTCATCTCCATCAGTTGAGATGAGCATTCAACTGAAAGATGTGTTGGACCAACGCCTTCCATTTCCAACGCCCCAAGTTGAGGCTGAGCTCATAAGGGTTGCAAAGATTGCTACTGAATGCTTAAATGAACTTGCAGAATCCAGGCCAACTATGCACATGATTTCTAAAGTATTAGCAGTGGCCCGAGCCCCAAACTATGGCAGTCTCCAGCTTGAACCATCTTTTGAATGA
- the LOC122294829 gene encoding uncharacterized protein LOC122294829: protein MPIVAPCCKPLKIARSSTPSESSIWKSALLIAMRTLPDASLNTTPIPALFHSEKLAASTFNLSQSDGGEDAPGVFRSYPVLALTWTSMRLLHLWLRYQSLSVLLFNTGKNIKAEDRA, encoded by the exons ATGCCCATAGTAGCACCTTGTTGCAAACCTCTGAAAATAGCAAGAAGCTCTACACCTTCCGAATCTTCCATCTGGAAATCAGCTTTACTTATTGCCATGAGAACTTTACCCGACGCATCCCTCAACACTACCCCAATCCCTGCCTTATTCCACTCAGAAAAACTTGCAGCATCAACATTTAACTTGAGCCAATCCGACGGGGGAG AGGATGCACCTGGAGTTTTCAGATCATATCCTGTGTTGGCATTGACATGGACGAGCATGCGGCTTCTGCACCTTTGGCTACGTTATCAATCGCTTTCAGTTCTACTATTTAACACA GGTAAAAATATCAAGGCCGAAGACCGGGCTTAG
- the LOC122293588 gene encoding protein FAR1-RELATED SEQUENCE 5-like, which yields MEDAQAFYKAYTRQKGFAIRTNHTRLSKDDKKLYAVDYICAREGFRRVSQKQKERTVPEIAETKIGCKAIMGVKKLGEKWIVNKFVVRHNHVLLKLRSASLHRGNMKVTKVQKKLIMTLNEFGVSTRKIMSVLNKESGGDFNVGCIGKDVENYLRNKKRKVFEEGDAQMLYSYFLERQLTELRFVYSMQVDKDGCMGSYFLADTRSRATYQYFEDVVIFDATYLTNVYKTPFVPFSGVNHHHQIIMFGCALLVNEIDELYT from the coding sequence ATGGAAGACGCCCAAGCATTTTACAAGGCATATACAAGACAGAAAGGTTTTGCAATTCGGACAAATCATACTCGATTGTCGAAAGATGACAAAAAACTCTATGCAGTAGACTATATTTGCGCAAGGGAAGGATTTCGACGGGTaagtcaaaaacaaaaagaacgaACAGTTCCTGAGATTGCCGAGACAAAGATTGGATGTAAAGCAATTATGGGAGTAAAAAAACTTGGTGAAAAGTGGATAGTGAATAAGTTTGTGGTTAGACATAACCATGTTCTACTTAAACTGAGGAGTGCTAGTTTGCACCGTGGAAATATGAAGGTTACTAAAGTCCAAAAAAAACTTATCATGACTTTGAATGAGTTCGGTGTATCGACAAGAAAGATTATGTCAGTGTTGAATAAAGAATCAGGTGGTGACTTCAATGTTGGTTGTATTGGCAAGGATGTTGAAAATTACTTgagaaacaaaaagagaaaagtatTTGAAGAGGGGGATGCACAAATGTTATATTCTTACTTTCTTGAGCGACAACTAACAGAACTTAGGTTTGTGTACTCCATGCAAGTTGATAAGGATGGGTGTATGGGAAGTTATTTTTTGGCTGATACGCGATCAAGAGCTACATATCAGTATTTTGAAGATGTTGTTATATTTGATGCCACATACCTAACCAATGTGTATAAGACGCCATTTGTGCCATTTTCTGGAGTTAACCATCATCATCAGATCATAATGTTTGGTTGTGCCTTATTAGTTAATGAAATAGATGAATTATATACATAG